One Streptomyces hundungensis DNA segment encodes these proteins:
- the obgE gene encoding GTPase ObgE gives MTTFVDRVELHVAAGNGGHGCASVHREKFKPLGGPDGGNGGRGGDVTLVVDQSVTTLLDYHHSPHRKATNGQPGAGDNRSGKDGQDLVLPVPDGTVVLDKQGNVLADLVGEGTTYVAGQGGRGGLGNAALSSARRKAPGFALLGVPGESADIVLELKSVADVALVGYPSAGKSSLISVLSAAKPKIADYPFTTLVPNLGVVTAGSTVYTIADVPGLIPGASQGKGLGLEFLRHVERCSVLVHVLDTATLESGRDPVSDLDMIEEELKQYGGLDDRPRLVVLNKIDIPDGQELAEMIRPDLEARGYQVFEVSAVARTGLKELSFALAGIVAQARAAKPKQESTRIVIRPRAVDDAGFTVAFDEVNEVYRVRGEKPERWIRQTDFNNDEAVGYLADRLNRLGVEEALMKAGARAGDGVAIGPEENAVVFDWEPTMMAGAEMLGRRGEDHRLEAPRPAAQRRRDRDAERDEADQEFKEFGPF, from the coding sequence CCGCGGGTAACGGAGGCCACGGCTGTGCCTCCGTCCACCGTGAGAAGTTCAAGCCGCTGGGCGGCCCGGACGGCGGAAACGGCGGCCGTGGCGGCGATGTCACCCTGGTCGTCGACCAGTCCGTGACGACGCTCCTCGACTACCACCACTCGCCGCACCGCAAGGCCACCAACGGCCAGCCCGGCGCCGGCGACAACCGCTCCGGCAAGGACGGCCAGGACCTGGTCCTGCCCGTGCCCGACGGCACCGTCGTCCTCGACAAGCAGGGCAACGTCCTGGCCGACCTGGTCGGCGAGGGCACCACCTATGTCGCGGGCCAGGGCGGCCGCGGCGGCCTCGGCAACGCGGCGCTCTCCTCCGCCCGCCGCAAGGCCCCCGGCTTCGCGCTGCTCGGCGTCCCCGGTGAGTCCGCCGACATCGTCCTGGAGCTCAAGAGCGTCGCCGACGTCGCCCTGGTGGGCTACCCGAGCGCCGGCAAGTCCTCGCTGATCTCGGTGCTCTCCGCGGCCAAGCCGAAGATCGCGGACTACCCGTTCACGACGCTCGTCCCCAACCTCGGCGTGGTGACGGCCGGTTCCACCGTCTACACCATCGCCGACGTCCCCGGCCTGATCCCCGGCGCCAGCCAGGGCAAGGGCCTGGGCCTTGAGTTCCTGCGCCACGTCGAGCGCTGCTCGGTCCTGGTGCACGTCCTGGACACCGCCACGCTGGAGTCCGGCCGCGACCCGGTCTCCGACCTCGACATGATCGAGGAGGAGCTCAAGCAGTACGGCGGTCTCGACGACCGGCCGCGCCTGGTCGTGCTCAACAAGATCGACATCCCGGACGGCCAGGAGCTCGCGGAGATGATCCGCCCGGACCTGGAGGCCCGCGGCTACCAGGTCTTCGAGGTCTCGGCCGTCGCCCGTACGGGCCTGAAGGAGCTGTCCTTCGCGCTCGCCGGGATCGTCGCGCAGGCGCGTGCGGCCAAGCCCAAGCAGGAGTCGACGCGTATCGTCATCCGGCCCCGCGCCGTCGACGACGCGGGCTTCACCGTCGCCTTCGACGAGGTGAACGAGGTCTACCGGGTGCGGGGCGAGAAGCCGGAGCGCTGGATCCGCCAGACCGACTTCAACAACGACGAGGCCGTCGGCTACCTCGCCGACCGCCTCAACCGCCTCGGCGTCGAGGAGGCCCTGATGAAGGCCGGTGCGCGCGCGGGCGACGGCGTGGCCATCGGTCCCGAGGAGAACGCGGTCGTCTTCGACTGGGAGCCGACGATGATGGCGGGTGCGGAGATGCTGGGTCGTCGTGGTGAGGACCACCGCCTCGAGGCGCCGCGTCCGGCGGCTCAGCGGCGGCGGGATCGGGATGCGGAGCGGGACGAGGCGGACCAGGAATTCAAGGAGTTCGGCCCCTTCTGA